The following are encoded in a window of Chloroflexota bacterium genomic DNA:
- the hemL gene encoding glutamate-1-semialdehyde 2,1-aminomutase, translated as MNTERSQALFTEAQSLIPGGVNSPVRAFKSVGGTPRFIDRAEGPYLFDVDGNRYADYVLSWGPLILGHAHPAVVEAICAQAPRGASYGAPTALEVELARLITGAMPSLELIRMVNSGTEATMSALRLARAFTGRAKIIKFAGGYHGHADLLLAQAGSGVATLGLPDSAGVPPSTVADTLTAPYNDLPAVERLLDANRGQVAAIIVEPVAGNMGVVPPQPGFLEGLRALTTAHGALLIFDEVITGFRVGLGGAQALYGVRPDLTCLGKIIGGGLPVGAYGGRRDIMQMIAPSGPVYQAGTLSGNPLAMAAGIATLRVLHGDGVYPALERMATDLCRGIADGARAAGVPVQQNRIGGMFTTFFSETPVTDYESAKRSDTKRYARYFHALLERGVYVAPSQFEAGFVSTAHSDEVIAESATAARAALTSD; from the coding sequence ATGAACACTGAACGATCACAGGCACTATTCACTGAAGCACAATCGCTGATCCCTGGCGGCGTCAACTCGCCGGTGCGCGCGTTCAAGAGCGTCGGCGGCACGCCGCGCTTCATCGACCGCGCCGAGGGCCCCTACCTGTTCGACGTCGACGGCAACCGCTATGCCGACTACGTGCTCTCGTGGGGGCCGCTCATCCTCGGACACGCGCATCCCGCCGTCGTCGAGGCGATCTGCGCGCAGGCGCCGCGCGGCGCGAGCTACGGCGCGCCGACTGCGCTGGAAGTCGAACTGGCGCGCCTGATCACCGGCGCGATGCCTTCGCTGGAACTGATACGCATGGTCAACTCCGGTACTGAGGCGACGATGTCGGCGCTGCGGCTGGCGCGCGCGTTCACCGGCCGGGCGAAGATCATCAAGTTCGCGGGCGGCTATCACGGCCACGCCGATCTGCTGCTGGCGCAGGCCGGATCGGGCGTCGCCACGCTCGGCCTGCCGGATTCGGCGGGCGTGCCGCCGTCCACCGTGGCCGACACGCTGACCGCGCCGTATAACGATCTGCCGGCGGTCGAGCGCCTGCTCGACGCCAATCGCGGGCAGGTCGCGGCGATCATCGTGGAGCCGGTGGCCGGCAATATGGGCGTGGTGCCTCCGCAGCCTGGCTTCCTGGAAGGTCTGCGCGCACTGACGACCGCGCATGGGGCGCTGCTCATCTTCGATGAGGTCATCACGGGCTTTCGCGTCGGCCTCGGCGGCGCGCAGGCGCTGTACGGCGTGCGCCCCGACCTGACCTGCCTCGGCAAGATTATCGGTGGCGGCTTGCCGGTCGGCGCGTACGGCGGTAGGCGCGACATCATGCAGATGATCGCGCCGAGCGGCCCAGTCTACCAGGCGGGCACGCTCTCCGGCAACCCGTTGGCGATGGCGGCCGGCATCGCGACGCTGCGCGTGCTGCATGGCGACGGCGTCTACCCCGCGTTGGAACGCATGGCGACCGACCTCTGTCGCGGCATCGCCGATGGCGCGCGGGCGGCGGGCGTACCGGTGCAGCAGAACCGCATCGGCGGCATGTTTACCACGTTCTTCAGCGAAACACCGGTCACCGACTACGAGAGCGCCAAGCGCTCGGACACGAAGCGCTACGCGCGCTACTTCCACGCCCTGCTGGAGCGCGGCGTGTACGTCGCGCCGTCGCAGTTCGAGGCCGGGTTCGTCTCGACCGCGCACAGTGACGAGGTCATCGCGGAGAGCGCCACGGCCGCCCGCGCAGCGCTGACCTCAGATTGA
- the hemH gene encoding ferrochelatase produces the protein MTKPTGVMLMAYGGPNSLDEIEPYLLDVRGGRPIPAPFLAEIRHRYELIGGRSSILELTQAQARALQAALGDGFRVYVGMRHWRPYIKDAMAQVAADGIEKLVALVLAPHYSKMSVGAYHQRLQEARDQLAPNVQVAEITSWKTHPLFLDALAEKTRAALARFDGADVELIFSAHSLPERIQASGDPYPQELLDTVSALLPRIGRPVSHCFAFQSAGSTGEKWLGPEVGQVMTELAGQGKRNFLVQPVGFICDHVEILYDILIPWPLLPRARGRRGKKLTGRCAAATPPRTSPVTCSPLPASLGGGRGEGRTWRRAACSCDMHVETFSI, from the coding sequence ATGACGAAACCGACGGGTGTGATGCTAATGGCCTACGGCGGCCCCAATTCGCTGGACGAGATCGAGCCGTACCTGCTCGACGTGCGCGGCGGGCGGCCGATACCCGCGCCGTTCCTGGCCGAGATCCGGCACCGTTACGAACTGATCGGCGGGCGCTCGTCGATCCTGGAACTAACGCAGGCGCAGGCGCGCGCGCTTCAGGCGGCGCTCGGTGACGGCTTCCGCGTCTACGTCGGCATGCGGCACTGGCGCCCGTATATCAAGGACGCCATGGCGCAGGTCGCCGCCGACGGCATCGAGAAGCTGGTGGCGCTCGTGCTGGCGCCGCACTACTCGAAGATGAGCGTCGGCGCGTATCACCAGCGCTTGCAGGAAGCGCGCGACCAGCTTGCGCCCAACGTGCAGGTCGCCGAAATCACATCGTGGAAGACGCACCCACTCTTCCTCGACGCGCTGGCCGAGAAGACGCGCGCCGCGCTGGCGCGCTTCGACGGCGCGGACGTCGAACTGATCTTCAGCGCGCACAGCCTGCCGGAGCGCATCCAGGCGAGCGGCGATCCATACCCGCAGGAACTGTTGGACACGGTGAGCGCGCTGTTGCCGCGCATCGGCCGCCCGGTCAGCCACTGCTTCGCCTTCCAGAGCGCGGGCAGCACCGGCGAGAAGTGGCTCGGCCCGGAGGTCGGGCAGGTCATGACCGAGTTGGCCGGGCAGGGCAAGCGCAATTTCCTTGTCCAGCCGGTCGGCTTCATCTGCGACCACGTCGAGATCTTGTACGACATCCTCATTCCCTGGCCCCTTCTCCCCCGCGCGCGGGGGAGAAGGGGCAAAAAACTAACGGGGAGGTGCGCGGCGGCTACGCCGCCGCGCACCTCCCCAGTGACTTGCTCCCCCCTCCCAGCTTCGCTGGGAGGGGGCCGGGGGGAGGGCAGAACTTGGCGGCGTGCCGCGTGCTCATGCGATATGCACGTGGAGACATTTTCCATTTGA
- the hemE gene encoding uroporphyrinogen decarboxylase, whose product MTARFLSACRREPVDCTPVWFMRQAGRYLPEYRAIRKNLSLLEICARPDVAAEVTLQPVDILGVDAAILFADILLPLVPMGIQLEFAAGEGPVIHNPVRTAADVANLRAVDAATDLDNVMQTIRRLRRALESRDVPLIGFAGAPFTLASYLIEGGATRTFRRTKQLMYGDPTTWHALMDRLATVVADYLNAQVAAGAQAVQLFDSWVGQLSPDDYAAYVLPYSQRILRAVSGVPTIHFGTDTATLLPHMREAGSDVVGLDWRVPLDQGWQTVGDVAVQGNLDPLAPFAPRDVLEAKVRDVLRRAGGRPGHIFNLGHGLLPETPVDNVRAVVDMVHEWTN is encoded by the coding sequence GTGACCGCGCGCTTCCTGAGCGCCTGCCGTCGCGAACCAGTGGACTGCACGCCCGTGTGGTTCATGCGGCAGGCCGGCCGCTACCTGCCCGAGTACCGCGCTATCCGCAAGAACCTCTCCCTGCTGGAGATCTGCGCCCGCCCGGACGTCGCCGCCGAAGTCACGCTGCAACCGGTCGATATTCTCGGCGTCGACGCGGCGATCCTGTTCGCCGACATCCTTTTGCCGCTGGTGCCGATGGGCATTCAGTTGGAGTTTGCTGCCGGCGAGGGACCGGTGATCCACAACCCGGTGCGCACGGCCGCCGACGTGGCGAATCTACGTGCGGTTGATGCGGCCACCGACCTGGACAACGTCATGCAGACGATTCGCCGCCTGCGCCGCGCGCTGGAGAGCCGCGATGTGCCGCTGATTGGCTTCGCCGGCGCGCCGTTCACGCTGGCGTCGTACCTGATCGAGGGCGGCGCAACGCGCACCTTCCGGCGCACCAAGCAACTGATGTATGGCGACCCGACGACGTGGCACGCACTGATGGACCGGTTGGCTACAGTGGTCGCGGACTACCTCAACGCACAAGTCGCGGCCGGCGCGCAGGCCGTGCAACTGTTCGATAGCTGGGTCGGGCAGTTGTCGCCGGACGATTACGCGGCATACGTCCTGCCCTACTCGCAGCGGATCCTGCGCGCCGTGAGCGGCGTGCCGACGATTCACTTCGGCACCGACACAGCGACGCTGCTGCCGCACATGCGCGAAGCCGGCAGTGACGTGGTCGGTCTCGACTGGCGCGTGCCGCTCGACCAGGGCTGGCAAACGGTTGGCGACGTCGCGGTGCAGGGCAACCTCGACCCGCTCGCGCCGTTCGCGCCGCGCGACGTGTTGGAAGCCAAAGTGCGCGACGTTCTGCGCCGGGCCGGCGGACGCCCCGGCCACATCTTCAATCTCGGCCATGGCTTGCTGCCGGAGACGCCCGTGGACAACGTGCGCGCGGTGGTGGACATGGTGCATGAATGGACGAACTGA
- a CDS encoding chlorite dismutase family protein — protein sequence MTVDETPQRTLSHFALVTFKDAYWTLAKPARAELWQRWMASLRDAAQKIFLFQVFPTEHGADLLVWSALAADDTGAAQHFFESFARATNPHRAYLEVTRTLWGFTRPSQYSKSQRSAQEMDPFGDARKPYLVMYPFTKTTEWYLMGRESRQGMMNSHIRVGKQYEEISQLLLYSTGLQDQEFVVVYEMDNLARFSELVTELRSTDARAYTLSDTPLHTATYLSAETAAAIWQ from the coding sequence GTGACGGTTGACGAAACTCCCCAGCGCACGCTGAGTCACTTTGCGCTGGTTACGTTCAAGGACGCCTACTGGACGCTCGCCAAACCGGCGCGCGCCGAGCTGTGGCAGCGCTGGATGGCGAGCCTGCGCGACGCCGCGCAGAAAATTTTCCTGTTTCAGGTTTTCCCGACCGAGCACGGCGCTGACCTGCTGGTCTGGAGCGCGCTGGCCGCCGACGATACCGGCGCGGCACAACACTTCTTCGAGAGCTTTGCGCGCGCCACCAATCCGCATCGCGCCTACCTCGAAGTGACCCGCACGCTCTGGGGCTTCACCCGCCCGTCGCAGTACTCCAAGTCGCAGCGCTCCGCGCAGGAGATGGACCCGTTCGGCGACGCGCGCAAGCCGTACCTGGTCATGTACCCGTTCACCAAGACGACCGAGTGGTACCTGATGGGCCGCGAGTCGCGGCAGGGCATGATGAACTCGCATATCCGCGTCGGCAAGCAGTACGAAGAGATCAGCCAGTTGCTGCTCTACTCGACCGGCCTGCAGGACCAGGAGTTCGTCGTCGTGTACGAGATGGACAACCTCGCGCGCTTCTCCGAACTGGTGACCGAGCTGCGCAGCACCGACGCGCGCGCCTACACGCTGAGCGACACGCCACTGCACACCGCCACGTACCTGAGCGCCGAAACGGCGGCGGCGATCTGGCAGTGA
- the hemB gene encoding porphobilinogen synthase: MAGAAPAPLHRPRRLRRTPALRRMVRETSLSADAFIYPLFVVHGSNIQAEISSMPGNYHWSLDRLPAEAESIARLGIPSVILFGLPAQKDEVGSENYADDGIVQEAVRVIKRAVPELVVMTDVCMCEYTSHGHCGIIRDGSVQNDETLAYYQRVAVSHAAAGADVVAPSGMMDGQIAAIRAALDANRFENVPILAYAAKFASGFYGPFREAADSPPQFGDRKSYQMDPANAREAMREIALDVAEGADAVMIKPALPYLDIVRQCRDAVDLPVAAYNVSGEFAMVKAAARNGWIDERTVTLELLTGIRRAGADMIITYHAKDAAQWLQAQ, from the coding sequence ATGGCGGGCGCGGCGCCCGCGCCGCTCCACCGCCCGCGCCGCCTACGACGCACGCCCGCGCTGCGGCGCATGGTGCGCGAGACGTCATTGAGCGCCGATGCGTTCATATACCCGCTGTTCGTCGTCCACGGCAGCAACATCCAGGCCGAGATCTCTTCGATGCCCGGAAACTACCACTGGTCGCTCGACCGCCTGCCCGCCGAGGCCGAATCGATCGCGCGGCTCGGCATCCCATCGGTCATCTTGTTCGGCCTGCCGGCTCAAAAGGACGAGGTCGGCAGCGAGAACTACGCCGACGACGGCATCGTGCAGGAAGCGGTGCGCGTGATCAAGCGCGCCGTGCCCGAGCTGGTCGTCATGACCGACGTCTGTATGTGCGAGTACACCAGCCACGGACACTGCGGCATCATCCGCGACGGCAGCGTGCAGAACGACGAGACGCTGGCATACTACCAGCGCGTGGCGGTCTCGCACGCCGCGGCCGGCGCCGACGTCGTCGCGCCGAGCGGCATGATGGACGGGCAGATCGCCGCTATTCGCGCGGCACTCGACGCCAACCGGTTTGAGAACGTGCCGATCCTGGCGTACGCCGCGAAGTTCGCCTCGGGCTTCTACGGCCCGTTCCGCGAGGCGGCCGACTCGCCGCCGCAGTTTGGCGATCGCAAGTCGTACCAGATGGATCCTGCCAACGCGCGCGAGGCAATGCGCGAGATCGCGCTTGACGTGGCCGAGGGCGCCGACGCCGTGATGATCAAGCCGGCGCTGCCGTATCTCGACATCGTGCGCCAGTGCCGCGACGCCGTCGATCTGCCGGTGGCGGCATACAACGTGAGCGGCGAGTTTGCGATGGTCAAAGCCGCCGCGCGCAACGGCTGGATCGACGAGCGCACTGTGACGCTGGAGCTGCTGACCGGCATTCGCCGCGCCGGCGCCGACATGATCATCACCTACCACGCCAAAGACGCCGCGCAATGGCTACAGGCGCAGTAG
- a CDS encoding uroporphyrinogen-III synthase — protein MTVRRPLDGLRIAITRAAEQCAELSARLRAHGAEPLEWPLIAFAPSDSAAADAEVGTPAQYHWVVFSSANGVRFFCDRPGMGTWPGRVQVAAVGPQTAAALDRRGIRVDAMPAEYRAAQIAGAIGDVRNLRILIVRPADAPRDLPVSLTNAGADVAEAIVYRTVGVAPPQTLDSLRPDAITLASGSAAASLAALLAGKPLPESTLIASIGPATTAGARRAGLPVHVEAAEHTLDGLVAALVKHYERKVSA, from the coding sequence ATGACCGTGCGCCGTCCGCTTGACGGCCTGCGGATCGCGATTACGCGCGCGGCGGAGCAGTGCGCCGAGCTATCAGCGCGCCTGCGCGCCCACGGCGCCGAGCCGCTGGAGTGGCCGCTGATTGCGTTCGCGCCGTCTGATTCGGCGGCGGCCGACGCGGAAGTTGGGACGCCGGCGCAATACCATTGGGTCGTCTTCAGCAGCGCGAATGGCGTGCGCTTTTTCTGCGACCGGCCGGGCATGGGCACATGGCCGGGCCGTGTGCAGGTCGCCGCGGTAGGGCCGCAGACCGCGGCCGCGCTCGACCGGCGCGGCATACGCGTCGACGCGATGCCGGCCGAGTACCGCGCCGCACAGATCGCCGGAGCGATTGGCGATGTGCGCAACCTGCGCATTCTGATTGTGCGCCCGGCTGACGCGCCGCGCGACCTGCCCGTCTCGCTCACGAACGCGGGTGCGGACGTGGCCGAAGCGATCGTGTATCGCACGGTTGGCGTCGCGCCCCCGCAGACGCTGGATTCACTGCGGCCCGATGCGATCACGCTGGCGAGCGGCTCGGCCGCGGCAAGCCTGGCCGCACTGCTGGCCGGGAAGCCGCTGCCTGAGAGCACCCTCATCGCTTCGATCGGGCCTGCAACCACGGCTGGCGCAAGACGCGCCGGCCTGCCGGTGCATGTCGAGGCTGCTGAACACACGCTAGACGGCCTGGTCGCCGCTTTGGTCAAACACTACGAACGAAAGGTCTCCGCATGA
- the hemC gene encoding hydroxymethylbilane synthase has product MAINVGTRGSPLALWQAQETIRAIRAHFPAVECEIVIVRTEGDRNRIDSLATLGGRGVFVRDIEDRLLNGEFDLAVHSLKDLPATQPAGLVLAAITERADMRDALVTRDGAPLSGLRNGAIVGSSSQRRSAQLLAMRPDLVVASIRGNVETRLRKLDEGQYEAVVLAAAGLIRLGLAGRISQYFGADEMLPAAGQGALGIECRADDTSTRNMLHAALENAPMRAAADAERAFLRALGAGCTLPVGAYATCAGDTVTLRGLIARPDGQQIVRGACDGPIASAEALGAQLAAQLLAAGGRALMETAHDRAPSA; this is encoded by the coding sequence ATGGCCATTAACGTCGGCACGCGCGGCAGCCCGCTGGCGCTCTGGCAGGCGCAGGAGACGATCCGGGCGATTCGCGCCCACTTCCCGGCCGTCGAGTGCGAAATCGTGATCGTGCGCACCGAGGGCGACCGCAACCGGATTGATTCGCTCGCTACGCTAGGCGGCCGCGGCGTCTTTGTGCGCGACATCGAAGACCGCCTGCTGAACGGCGAGTTCGACCTGGCGGTCCACAGCCTGAAAGACCTGCCGGCGACGCAACCCGCCGGACTGGTGCTGGCCGCCATCACGGAACGCGCCGATATGCGCGACGCGCTGGTCACACGCGACGGCGCGCCGCTGTCCGGCCTGCGCAACGGCGCGATCGTCGGCAGCAGCAGCCAGCGCCGCAGCGCGCAACTGCTCGCCATGCGGCCGGATCTGGTCGTCGCATCGATCCGCGGCAACGTAGAAACGCGCCTGCGCAAGCTCGATGAAGGCCAATATGAGGCGGTGGTGCTCGCGGCCGCCGGCTTGATCCGGCTGGGACTGGCCGGGCGCATCAGCCAGTATTTCGGCGCGGATGAGATGCTGCCCGCCGCGGGCCAGGGCGCGCTGGGAATCGAATGCCGCGCGGATGACACCTCCACGCGCAACATGCTGCATGCCGCGCTCGAGAACGCGCCGATGCGCGCCGCCGCCGATGCGGAACGCGCCTTCCTGCGCGCGCTCGGCGCCGGGTGCACGCTGCCGGTCGGCGCGTATGCAACCTGCGCGGGCGACACCGTCACCTTGCGCGGGTTGATCGCCCGTCCCGATGGGCAACAGATCGTGCGCGGCGCCTGCGACGGCCCCATCGCGAGCGCCGAGGCGCTGGGCGCGCAACTGGCCGCGCAGTTGCTGGCGGCGGGCGGGCGGGCTTTGATGGAGACCGCGCATGACCGTGCGCCGTCCGCTTGA
- a CDS encoding glutamyl-tRNA reductase yields MRITVMGVNFASAPVALRERLTYTAESRRAALLQLLTIAPEAVILDTCNRSELYVAYPAASPRPALDRFLANFHHIDLALLRSHLFAYSDGDAARHVCAVAAGARSLVVGDQQIMAQLRDAFEFAADNGTCGPVLSALFRQALRAGKRARTETHIAQGSLSVSAVAVARAQELIGPLAPLAVLLVGAGKMSLLAAQSLHAAGVTQLSVANRTPANAAVLAGQFGGRSVNLSALAGELATHDLVVTATAATGPILTADMVAAAVTRRGAPLCIIDLAMPRNVEPAVAALPGVQLVDLDGLRDIAARNLDQRRAELAPVGQIVEAEADEFERWRCALAVAPTISALHQRAEQIRQSELTDHLGSLQELTPHGRRLVERITAAIVGRLLREPTLRLKAHAQEADGPQVAATLRQLFALDESHGH; encoded by the coding sequence ATGCGTATTACTGTGATGGGTGTCAACTTCGCCAGCGCGCCGGTCGCGCTGCGTGAGCGGCTCACCTACACTGCTGAATCGCGCCGCGCCGCATTGTTGCAGTTGCTAACCATCGCGCCGGAAGCCGTCATCCTGGACACATGCAACCGCAGTGAACTGTACGTCGCGTACCCGGCCGCGTCTCCGCGACCGGCGCTGGATCGATTCCTCGCCAACTTCCACCATATCGACCTGGCCTTGCTGCGCAGTCACCTGTTCGCGTACTCCGATGGCGACGCGGCGCGCCATGTATGTGCCGTCGCTGCCGGCGCCCGCTCACTGGTTGTCGGCGACCAGCAGATCATGGCGCAACTGCGCGACGCGTTCGAGTTTGCAGCGGACAATGGCACCTGCGGACCGGTGCTGTCGGCGCTGTTCCGGCAGGCGCTGCGCGCCGGCAAGCGCGCCCGCACCGAGACGCACATTGCGCAAGGCTCACTGTCTGTCAGCGCGGTGGCCGTGGCGCGCGCGCAGGAACTGATCGGGCCGCTGGCGCCGCTGGCCGTGCTGCTGGTCGGCGCCGGCAAGATGAGCCTGCTGGCGGCGCAGAGCCTGCACGCGGCAGGCGTCACGCAACTCAGTGTGGCCAATCGCACGCCGGCGAACGCCGCCGTCCTCGCCGGACAGTTCGGCGGGCGCAGCGTCAACCTCAGTGCGCTGGCCGGCGAACTCGCGACGCATGACCTGGTGGTGACGGCCACCGCCGCCACCGGTCCCATCCTGACCGCCGATATGGTTGCAGCCGCCGTCACCCGGCGGGGCGCGCCGCTCTGCATCATCGATCTGGCGATGCCCCGCAACGTGGAACCCGCCGTGGCGGCGCTGCCGGGCGTGCAACTGGTCGACCTCGACGGACTGCGCGACATCGCCGCGCGCAACCTCGATCAGCGCCGCGCCGAACTGGCGCCTGTCGGGCAGATCGTCGAAGCGGAAGCCGACGAGTTCGAGCGCTGGCGTTGCGCGCTGGCCGTCGCCCCGACGATTTCGGCGCTGCACCAGCGCGCCGAGCAGATCCGCCAGAGCGAATTGACCGATCACCTCGGCAGCCTGCAAGAACTGACACCTCACGGGCGCAGACTGGTCGAGCGGATCACGGCGGCGATCGTCGGGCGGCTGCTGCGCGAACCGACGCTGCGCCTCAAAGCGCACGCGCAGGAAGCCGACGGCCCGCAGGTCGCCGCAACGCTCCGGCAGCTTTTTGCATTGGACGAGTCGCATGGCCATTAA
- a CDS encoding GAF domain-containing sensor histidine kinase gives MNSTLDVQTPAISAGGPLAALQAVQTIAQQLSSGLDLDVLVQRVLQAGLQVMQAGGGTLFLHDASTDELVFEVIEGDGKGQLEGKRLSPTSGIAGWSFTHGETLIVNDVSRDPRFNASFDKSSGYHTHALIAAPLIVAGKTIGVLELLNKRSGEPFNNDDAGLLAVLAAQSAVAIENARLYRHLWNERNRILAVEEEVRRELAREIHDGPAQLLSAMVMNVRFAQALLADGSTAMVQDELTGLEDLATRALVQVRGLLFSQRPVVLETQGLFPALEMFVKRLQDARELNVGLEVGCAPLHLPGRGDQTVFSIVQEAVGNAKKHAPGARVRIIVQRDGDRLVVVIADDGPGFDVAAVRSTYDKRGSLGLLNMSERAEQLGGSVDIQSTTGQGTRVTLSVPDAALAAPAIP, from the coding sequence ATGAACTCAACGCTCGACGTGCAGACGCCGGCGATCAGCGCCGGCGGCCCCCTGGCCGCGCTGCAGGCCGTGCAGACGATTGCACAGCAGCTTTCGTCGGGGCTCGACCTCGATGTATTGGTGCAGCGCGTGCTGCAGGCCGGTTTGCAGGTGATGCAGGCCGGCGGCGGCACGCTCTTCCTGCACGATGCGTCCACCGACGAGTTAGTCTTCGAAGTCATCGAGGGCGACGGCAAAGGCCAACTGGAAGGCAAGCGCCTTAGCCCCACGTCGGGCATCGCCGGCTGGTCGTTCACGCACGGCGAGACGCTGATCGTGAACGACGTCAGCCGCGACCCGCGCTTCAACGCCAGCTTCGACAAATCGTCGGGCTACCACACCCACGCGCTGATTGCCGCACCGCTGATCGTCGCCGGCAAGACGATCGGCGTGCTGGAGCTGCTGAACAAGCGCAGCGGCGAGCCGTTCAACAACGACGACGCCGGGCTGCTCGCCGTGCTGGCGGCGCAATCGGCGGTCGCTATCGAGAACGCGCGACTGTACCGCCACCTCTGGAACGAGCGCAATCGCATCCTGGCCGTGGAAGAAGAAGTGCGGCGCGAGCTCGCGCGCGAGATTCACGACGGCCCGGCCCAATTGCTGTCGGCGATGGTCATGAATGTGCGCTTTGCGCAGGCGCTGCTGGCCGACGGCTCCACCGCCATGGTGCAGGACGAGTTGACCGGCCTGGAAGATCTGGCCACGCGCGCGCTCGTGCAGGTGCGTGGGCTGCTCTTCAGCCAGCGACCGGTGGTGCTGGAAACGCAGGGACTCTTCCCCGCGCTGGAGATGTTCGTCAAGCGCCTGCAGGACGCCCGCGAACTCAACGTCGGGCTGGAAGTCGGTTGCGCGCCGCTGCACCTGCCCGGCCGTGGCGATCAGACCGTCTTCTCAATCGTTCAGGAAGCGGTGGGCAACGCCAAGAAGCACGCGCCCGGCGCGCGGGTGCGCATCATCGTGCAGCGCGACGGGGACCGGCTGGTGGTTGTCATTGCAGACGACGGTCCCGGCTTCGACGTAGCTGCCGTGCGCTCCACCTACGACAAGCGCGGCAGCCTGGGGCTGCTCAATATGTCCGAGCGAGCGGAGCAGTTGGGCGGCAGCGTCGACATCCAGTCGACGACCGGCCAGGGCACGCGGGTCACACTGTCGGTGCCCGACGCGGCGCTCGCCGCGCCGGCCATTCCGTGA